Within Luteitalea sp., the genomic segment CGTGTCGTGTCGTGTCGTCTGGCGGCGGGCCTGACGTGCCGCCTGCGCCTCGGCAGTCTGCCTTCTGACGCGGCGCTCCTGCACGACGACCTTGTATGCGACGGTCATGCTCAGCGGCGGCAGGATCCACGGCAGCGCCTGCGCCGCGTGCGCCAGGTCAGCGGGGACGATGTTGGGGATGGCGTGCGCGTAGTTGATGACCGTCGCCAACGTCACTCCCCCACCGAACCCAGCCCCCGCCAGCCCCGCCCTGTCGCCCCTGTCGTGACGCGCCACCGCGATGCTGCCGAGCGCCAACGTCAGCCCCTCGAGCAGGAACGGCAGCGCCAACGCCGACACACCCGAGTAGCCGGGGATGCTTGACGCGTACTCGAAAAGGGCGACAGACGACACGACAAACGCCAGGACGGCGATGCCGACCAGCACCCGCTCCCGCGCCGGGATGTCACCTGTCATGCCGCTCTCCGCTGCCGACGCAACGGACGCCGCTCATGCTCCGACAGGCCGCCCCAAACGCCATGA encodes:
- a CDS encoding DUF2637 domain-containing protein — encoded protein: MTGDIPARERVLVGIAVLAFVVSSVALFEYASSIPGYSGVSALALPFLLEGLTLALGSIAVARHDRGDRAGLAGAGFGGGVTLATVINYAHAIPNIVPADLAHAAQALPWILPPLSMTVAYKVVVQERRVRRQTAEAQAARQARRQTTRHDT